The Pseudomonas allokribbensis genome has a window encoding:
- a CDS encoding PAS domain-containing hybrid sensor histidine kinase/response regulator yields the protein MNAVPHTDDAQALIARTDWNRSPLGSADNWPQSLRTAVDIVIHSPMPMLLLWGPQLTQIYNNGFALLAGSKHPHAFGQPAHQIWPELRDFTDPIYSAVLQGQVRTYSERRFTLQRDGQDSDFWLDLTYSPIRDESAQVAGILVTAIETNERRRIALELQQRSEDSLKAQRESEERLQLALAATDAVGTWDWDIGEDRFIADAHFAQLHGVDPVRASQLPISEYLHGVHPEDRALIARSIKHCITHGTEYAEEYRLLQANGEVRWVFARGRCYKDHHGRPMRFLGAALDLTERKHTEQALRQSQTELQLIINAMPILISYVDREERFRLNNAAYLDWYGLTPQELYGRTIREVIGEESYFLRAPYIAEALAGRPCSFSLYTPHRDGSQRHALMNYLPRHGPDGAVNGFYIFVIDETERKKTEEALRNLNETLEERVSARTEQLAQANQRLQNEMFERERAEDALRHAQKMEAVGQLTGGIAHDFNNMLTGIIGSLDLMQRYIASGRTDEIGRFTDAAVSSANRAAALTHRLLAFSRRQSLDRKTLNVNELIHSLEDLIRRTKGDPIELTLRLADSVWPVSTDVSQLENALLNLVINARDAMPDGGELLIETANVYLDGNDITTLEPVKAGDYLMLAVSDNGTGMTPSVRSKAFDPFFTTKPIGQGTGLGLSMIYGFAQQTGGHVSLDSLPGQGTCVRLYLPRLYALEPERPVIETTIEAPAAATGETVVVVEDDPAVRMLVMDLLKELGYRAHEAEDAKSALPLLESDLRVDLLVTDVGLPGMNGRQLAEIARQHRPGLKVLFMTGYAQKAAERQGFLEDGMDMVAKPFSIELLAGKIRTMISQNP from the coding sequence ATGAACGCCGTACCGCACACCGATGACGCCCAGGCATTGATTGCCCGCACCGACTGGAACCGCAGCCCGCTCGGCAGCGCCGACAATTGGCCGCAGAGCCTGCGGACCGCGGTGGACATCGTGATTCATTCACCGATGCCGATGCTGTTGTTGTGGGGCCCGCAGCTCACCCAGATCTATAACAACGGCTTTGCGCTGCTGGCCGGCAGCAAGCATCCACACGCTTTCGGACAACCTGCGCACCAGATATGGCCGGAACTTCGAGACTTTACCGACCCGATTTACAGCGCCGTCCTACAAGGCCAGGTGCGAACCTACAGCGAACGGCGCTTTACCCTGCAACGGGACGGCCAGGATTCCGACTTCTGGCTGGACCTGACCTACAGCCCGATTCGTGACGAAAGCGCGCAAGTGGCCGGCATTCTGGTCACCGCCATCGAAACCAACGAACGCCGACGCATCGCCCTGGAACTGCAGCAACGTTCCGAAGACAGCCTCAAGGCCCAGCGCGAAAGCGAAGAGCGCCTGCAACTGGCGCTGGCGGCCACCGATGCGGTTGGCACCTGGGACTGGGACATTGGTGAAGATCGCTTTATCGCCGATGCCCATTTCGCCCAATTGCACGGTGTCGACCCGGTTCGGGCCAGTCAGTTGCCCATCAGTGAATACCTGCACGGCGTGCACCCGGAAGACCGCGCGCTGATCGCCCGCAGCATCAAGCACTGCATCACCCATGGCACCGAATACGCCGAGGAATATCGTCTGTTGCAGGCCAATGGCGAAGTGCGCTGGGTCTTCGCTCGCGGGCGTTGCTACAAGGATCACCACGGACGGCCGATGCGTTTTCTCGGCGCGGCGCTGGATCTGACCGAGCGCAAACATACCGAGCAGGCCCTGCGCCAAAGCCAGACCGAGCTGCAACTGATCATCAACGCGATGCCAATCCTGATCAGCTACGTCGACCGCGAAGAACGCTTTCGCCTGAACAACGCTGCGTACCTGGACTGGTACGGGTTGACGCCGCAAGAGCTGTACGGTCGCACAATCCGCGAAGTGATCGGCGAAGAATCCTACTTTCTGCGTGCCCCCTACATCGCCGAAGCACTGGCAGGCCGCCCTTGCTCGTTCAGCCTGTACACACCCCATCGCGATGGCAGCCAGCGCCACGCCTTGATGAACTACCTGCCTCGCCACGGCCCGGATGGTGCGGTGAACGGTTTCTACATTTTCGTGATCGACGAGACGGAACGTAAAAAGACCGAAGAAGCCTTGCGCAACCTCAATGAAACCCTAGAGGAACGCGTGAGTGCGCGCACCGAGCAACTGGCCCAGGCCAACCAGCGTTTGCAGAACGAAATGTTCGAACGCGAACGCGCCGAAGACGCCCTGCGCCACGCACAGAAAATGGAAGCGGTCGGCCAGCTCACCGGCGGCATCGCCCATGACTTCAACAACATGCTGACCGGTATCATCGGCAGCCTCGACCTGATGCAGCGCTATATCGCCAGTGGCCGTACTGATGAAATCGGTCGATTCACCGATGCCGCAGTGTCCTCGGCCAATCGCGCCGCGGCGTTAACCCACCGCTTGCTGGCGTTTTCGCGGCGCCAGTCGCTGGATCGCAAGACCTTGAACGTCAACGAGCTGATCCACTCCCTGGAAGACCTGATCCGCCGCACCAAGGGCGATCCGATCGAACTGACTCTGCGCCTGGCCGACAGTGTCTGGCCCGTCAGCACCGATGTCAGCCAATTGGAAAACGCCCTGCTCAATCTGGTGATCAACGCCCGCGACGCCATGCCGGACGGTGGCGAACTGCTGATCGAGACCGCCAACGTCTACCTCGACGGCAACGACATCACCACCCTCGAACCGGTCAAGGCCGGCGATTACCTGATGCTCGCGGTGAGTGACAACGGCACCGGCATGACACCGTCGGTGCGCTCGAAGGCGTTCGACCCGTTCTTCACCACCAAACCGATCGGCCAGGGCACGGGACTCGGGTTGTCGATGATTTACGGCTTTGCCCAGCAAACCGGCGGGCACGTCAGCCTCGACAGCCTGCCGGGCCAGGGCACCTGCGTGCGCCTGTACTTGCCGCGTTTGTACGCGCTGGAACCGGAGCGGCCGGTGATCGAAACGACGATCGAGGCCCCCGCCGCCGCCACCGGCGAAACCGTGGTGGTGGTCGAGGACGATCCGGCGGTGCGCATGCTGGTCATGGACCTGCTCAAGGAGTTGGGTTATCGCGCCCATGAGGCCGAAGACGCCAAGAGTGCCTTGCCGCTGCTGGAATCCGACCTGCGTGTTGATCTGCTGGTGACCGATGTCGGACTGCCGGGCATGAACGGCCGACAACTGGCGGAGATCGCCCGCCAGCATCGTCCGGGGCTCAAAGTGCTGTTCATGACCGGATACGCGCAGAAAGCCGCCGAGCGTCAGGGTTTTCTGGAGGACGGCATGGACATGGTGGCCAAGCCGTTTTCCATTGAGCTTCTGGCCGGCAAGATCCGCACGATGATCAGCCAAAACCCGTGA
- a CDS encoding peptidylprolyl isomerase gives MKAQARHILVKTAEEAEKLKQRIANGEAFDVLAKKFSTCPSGKRGGDLGEVRPGQMVGVIDAVIFKKPLRTVHGPIKSKFGYHLVQVFFRD, from the coding sequence ATGAAAGCCCAAGCCCGCCACATTCTGGTGAAAACCGCCGAAGAGGCTGAAAAACTCAAACAACGCATCGCCAACGGTGAAGCGTTCGATGTACTGGCGAAGAAATTCTCGACCTGCCCGTCCGGCAAGCGCGGCGGCGATCTGGGTGAAGTGCGGCCGGGGCAGATGGTCGGCGTGATCGACGCAGTGATCTTCAAGAAGCCGCTGCGCACGGTGCACGGGCCGATCAAGAGCAAGTTCGGCTATCACCTGGTGCAGGTGTTTTTCCGCGATTGA
- a CDS encoding sugar kinase, producing MNTLSPLGPNTPRIALIGECMIELQQRADGSLQQSFGGDTLNTAVYLSRAMGDKAQVDYVTALGDDSFSDAMCRSWAAENIGLDLVQRLPGRLPGLYCIQTDAAGERRFLYWRNEAAVRDCFTTPAAAPILAALPDYDVLYFSGITLAVLGAQGREKLIQTLIEARQRDARIVFDNNYRPRLWASVEEARAAYRSVLPHVDLALLTVDDEQALFHFEDCDAVFEAYAQIGTPEVVLKRGAEACLIRCDGEAFEVPAQKVEKVVDTTAAGDSFSAAYLASRLSGASPAQAAEAGHRLASRVIQVPGALIPKE from the coding sequence ATGAACACGCTCAGTCCCTTGGGTCCGAACACCCCGCGTATCGCCCTGATCGGCGAATGCATGATCGAGCTTCAACAACGTGCCGATGGCAGCCTGCAACAGAGCTTCGGTGGCGATACGCTGAACACCGCTGTGTATTTGTCCCGAGCCATGGGCGACAAGGCGCAGGTCGATTACGTCACGGCGCTGGGTGACGACAGCTTCAGTGACGCCATGTGCCGCAGTTGGGCCGCTGAAAACATTGGTCTGGATCTGGTCCAGCGCTTGCCCGGTCGTTTGCCGGGGCTGTATTGCATCCAGACTGATGCCGCCGGCGAACGGCGTTTTCTGTACTGGCGCAACGAGGCCGCTGTACGTGACTGTTTCACGACCCCGGCCGCCGCGCCGATTCTCGCGGCGTTGCCGGACTACGACGTGCTGTATTTCAGCGGTATCACGCTGGCGGTGCTCGGCGCACAGGGGCGGGAAAAGCTGATTCAGACCTTGATCGAAGCCCGCCAGCGCGATGCACGGATCGTCTTCGACAACAATTACCGGCCACGGCTGTGGGCCTCGGTAGAAGAGGCGCGGGCGGCGTATCGCAGCGTGCTGCCCCATGTTGATCTGGCGTTGCTGACGGTGGACGACGAGCAGGCGCTGTTCCATTTCGAGGACTGTGATGCGGTGTTTGAAGCGTACGCGCAGATCGGTACGCCGGAGGTAGTGCTCAAGCGTGGCGCCGAGGCGTGCCTGATTCGTTGTGACGGGGAAGCGTTCGAAGTGCCGGCGCAGAAGGTCGAGAAGGTGGTGGACACCACGGCGGCGGGGGATTCGTTCAGTGCGGCGTATCTGGCCAGTCGCTTGTCGGGCGCAAGCCCTGCGCAGGCGGCGGAGGCTGGGCACCGGTTGGCCAGTCGGGTGATTCAGGTGCCTGGCGCACTGATCCCCAAAGAATGA
- a CDS encoding amino acid deaminase has product MTTANNTAAVEKGDAALGAQLVRDISLPALVLHREALEHNIRWMQTFVSDSGAELAPHGKTSMTPALFRRQLDAGAWGITLASATQTRAAYAHGVRRVLMANQLVGTPNMALIADLLAADSGFDFYCMVDHPDNVADLGAYFASRGVRLNVMIEYGVVGGRCGCRSEQEVIELAKAIGAQPALALTGIEGYEGVIHGDHAVTGIREFAASLVRLAVQLQDSGAFAIAKPIITASGSAWYDLIAESFEAQNAGGRFLSVLRPGSYVAHDHGIYKEAQCCVLDRRSDLHEGLRPALEVWAHVQSMPEPGFAVIALGKRDVAFDAGMPVPLLRYKAGVVPAVGDDVGACKVTAVMDQHAFMTVAPGVELRVGDIISFGTSHPCLTFDKWRVGLLVDEQLSVIETMETCF; this is encoded by the coding sequence ATGACGACTGCCAACAACACTGCTGCCGTGGAAAAAGGCGATGCCGCCCTCGGCGCGCAACTGGTGCGTGACATCAGCCTGCCGGCGCTGGTGCTGCACCGCGAGGCGCTGGAGCACAACATCCGCTGGATGCAGACATTCGTCAGCGACAGCGGCGCCGAACTCGCGCCCCATGGCAAGACCAGCATGACCCCGGCGCTGTTTCGCCGTCAGCTCGACGCCGGCGCCTGGGGCATTACGCTGGCCAGCGCCACCCAGACCCGCGCCGCGTACGCCCACGGCGTGCGCCGGGTGCTGATGGCCAACCAACTGGTCGGCACGCCGAACATGGCGTTGATCGCCGATCTGTTGGCGGCCGATTCGGGCTTTGATTTTTATTGCATGGTCGATCACCCGGACAACGTCGCCGATCTGGGCGCTTACTTTGCGTCCCGTGGCGTGCGTCTGAACGTGATGATCGAGTACGGCGTGGTCGGCGGTCGTTGCGGTTGCCGCAGCGAACAGGAAGTCATCGAACTGGCCAAGGCCATCGGCGCGCAACCGGCGTTGGCCCTGACCGGTATCGAGGGTTACGAAGGCGTGATCCACGGTGATCACGCCGTCACCGGCATCCGTGAATTCGCCGCCTCGCTGGTGCGTCTGGCGGTGCAATTGCAGGACAGCGGCGCGTTCGCCATCGCCAAGCCGATCATCACCGCATCGGGTTCGGCGTGGTACGACCTGATCGCCGAGTCGTTCGAAGCGCAGAACGCCGGCGGGCGTTTCCTCAGCGTGTTGCGTCCCGGCAGTTACGTGGCTCACGACCATGGCATTTATAAAGAGGCGCAGTGCTGCGTGCTCGACCGTCGCAGCGACCTGCATGAAGGCCTGCGCCCGGCGCTGGAAGTCTGGGCCCACGTGCAGTCGATGCCGGAGCCGGGGTTCGCGGTGATTGCCCTGGGCAAGCGTGACGTGGCGTTTGATGCCGGGATGCCGGTTCCATTGCTGCGTTACAAGGCTGGCGTGGTGCCGGCTGTAGGCGACGATGTCGGTGCCTGCAAGGTGACGGCGGTGATGGACCAGCACGCGTTCATGACCGTGGCGCCGGGCGTGGAATTGCGCGTCGGCGACATCATTTCCTTCGGCACTTCCCACCCATGCCTGACCTTCGACAAATGGCGCGTGGGCCTGTTGGTTGATGAGCAGTTGTCGGTGATCGAAACCATGGAAACCTGTTTCTGA
- a CDS encoding IclR family transcriptional regulator — protein sequence MTEDTIKRRARGLDRAFDILDFLKEIGQPLRPNDIANGIGSPKSTVYELVASLLERRILEPVGKDGHVYLGRQLYFLGQAHLRHFDLSREADHALQEIVSQTRETAQMCLLNGRKYTVALMKEGERHFRISSDIGENAPIPWTASGRLLLAHLSDQQISDLIDPDDFILPGGERLPMETFLKEIRQAGIDGFFSFDSVADTFTHCFAVPVKDPQGVAICTLCIVAPRADAKTNYNDYRRVLIESANSLARRINE from the coding sequence ATGACCGAAGACACCATCAAGCGCCGGGCACGCGGTCTGGACCGGGCGTTCGATATCCTCGATTTCCTCAAGGAAATCGGCCAGCCACTGCGCCCGAACGACATCGCCAATGGCATCGGCAGCCCGAAATCCACGGTCTACGAACTGGTGGCCTCGTTGCTCGAACGGCGGATTCTCGAACCGGTGGGCAAGGACGGTCATGTCTATCTCGGTCGTCAGCTGTACTTCCTCGGCCAGGCGCATCTGCGGCATTTCGACCTCAGTCGCGAGGCCGATCACGCGTTGCAGGAGATCGTCAGCCAGACCCGGGAAACCGCGCAGATGTGCCTGCTCAACGGGCGCAAATACACGGTGGCGCTGATGAAGGAGGGCGAGCGGCATTTCCGCATTTCCTCCGATATCGGCGAAAACGCGCCGATTCCGTGGACCGCCTCCGGACGCTTGCTGCTGGCGCACTTGAGTGACCAGCAGATCAGCGACCTGATCGACCCCGACGACTTCATCCTGCCCGGTGGCGAACGCCTGCCGATGGAGACATTTCTCAAGGAAATCCGCCAGGCCGGCATCGACGGTTTCTTCTCGTTCGACAGTGTCGCCGACACCTTTACCCATTGCTTCGCCGTGCCGGTCAAAGACCCTCAAGGCGTGGCCATCTGCACCCTGTGCATCGTCGCCCCGCGCGCCGATGCCAAGACCAACTACAACGACTATCGCCGGGTCTTGATCGAGAGCGCCAACAGCCTCGCCCGGCGTATCAACGAATAA
- a CDS encoding RidA family protein: protein MSITRYGTGSTAAGGQPRPFARAVEVDGWLHVSGQVPAVDGEIIVGGIVEQTHQTMKNLIAILEEAGYGLEDVVRVGVWLDDPRDFSSFNKVFGEYFKPEHAPARACVQASMMVDCKVEIDCIAYKKKA, encoded by the coding sequence ATGAGCATTACTCGTTACGGCACCGGCAGCACCGCCGCTGGCGGCCAGCCACGTCCATTTGCCCGCGCAGTCGAGGTCGATGGCTGGCTGCACGTTTCCGGTCAGGTGCCGGCGGTGGATGGCGAGATCATCGTGGGCGGCATCGTCGAACAGACTCACCAGACCATGAAGAACCTGATCGCGATTCTCGAAGAAGCCGGTTATGGCCTGGAAGATGTGGTACGTGTCGGGGTGTGGCTGGACGATCCGCGGGATTTCAGCAGTTTCAACAAGGTTTTCGGCGAATACTTCAAGCCCGAACACGCACCGGCCCGGGCCTGTGTGCAGGCGAGCATGATGGTCGACTGCAAGGTCGAGATCGACTGCATTGCGTACAAGAAAAAGGCTTGA
- a CDS encoding amino acid ABC transporter ATP-binding protein: protein MTQAQVSNVQNGQPLLDIRGLHKQYGAVEVLKGVDLSMQRGNVVTLIGSSGSGKTTLLRCVNMLEEFQGGQILLDGESIGYDELNGKRVRHPEKVIARHRAMTGMAFQQFNLFPHLTALQNVTLGLLKVKKMHKDEAVVLAEKWLERVGLLERRNHFPGQLSGGQQQRVAIARAIAMNPSLMLFDEVTSALDPELVGEVLNVIKGLAEDGMTMLLVTHEMRFAFEVSDKIVFMNQGRIEEQGPPKELFERPQSPRLAEFLKSTRF from the coding sequence ATGACTCAAGCTCAAGTTTCCAACGTCCAGAACGGCCAGCCGCTGCTGGACATCCGTGGCCTGCACAAGCAATACGGCGCGGTCGAAGTGCTCAAGGGTGTCGACCTGAGCATGCAGCGCGGCAACGTGGTGACGCTGATCGGCTCCAGCGGCTCGGGCAAGACCACGCTGCTGCGTTGCGTGAACATGCTGGAGGAGTTCCAGGGCGGGCAGATCCTGCTCGACGGCGAATCCATCGGTTATGACGAACTCAATGGCAAACGCGTGCGCCACCCGGAAAAAGTCATCGCGCGCCATCGGGCGATGACCGGCATGGCGTTCCAGCAGTTCAACCTGTTCCCGCACCTCACTGCGCTGCAGAACGTCACCCTCGGCTTGCTCAAAGTCAAAAAGATGCACAAGGACGAAGCCGTGGTGCTGGCCGAAAAATGGCTGGAGCGGGTCGGCCTGCTGGAGCGGCGCAATCACTTTCCCGGCCAGTTGTCCGGCGGTCAGCAACAGCGCGTGGCGATTGCCCGGGCGATTGCGATGAACCCTAGCCTGATGCTGTTCGACGAAGTCACCTCGGCCCTCGACCCGGAACTGGTCGGCGAAGTGCTGAACGTGATCAAGGGCCTGGCCGAGGACGGCATGACCATGTTGCTGGTGACCCACGAAATGCGTTTTGCGTTCGAGGTCTCGGACAAGATCGTGTTCATGAATCAGGGGCGTATCGAAGAGCAGGGGCCTCCGAAGGAGCTGTTCGAGCGTCCGCAATCACCGCGGCTGGCTGAGTTTCTCAAAAGCACGCGGTTCTGA
- a CDS encoding amino acid ABC transporter permease produces the protein MYESPSWLHELWIAREALWQGFLTSVQVSALAILFGTVIGVFAGLVLTYGKFWMRAPFRFYVDLIRGTPVFVLVLACFYMAPALGWQISAFQAGALGLTLFCGSHVAEIVRGALQALPRGQMEAGKAIGLTFYQSLGYVLLPQALRQILPTWVNSSTEIVKASTLLSVIGVAELLLSTQQIIARTFMTLEFYLFAGFLFFVINYGIELLGRHIEKRVALP, from the coding sequence ATGTACGAATCCCCCAGTTGGTTGCATGAGTTGTGGATTGCCCGCGAAGCCTTGTGGCAAGGCTTTCTGACCAGCGTGCAGGTGTCGGCGCTGGCCATTCTGTTCGGTACGGTCATCGGTGTATTCGCCGGGCTGGTGCTGACCTATGGCAAGTTCTGGATGCGCGCGCCGTTTCGTTTTTATGTCGACCTGATTCGCGGCACCCCGGTGTTTGTGCTGGTACTGGCCTGCTTCTACATGGCGCCGGCACTCGGTTGGCAGATCAGCGCGTTTCAGGCGGGTGCCTTGGGTCTGACGCTGTTTTGCGGCTCCCACGTTGCCGAGATCGTGCGCGGTGCGTTGCAAGCATTGCCGCGTGGACAGATGGAAGCAGGAAAGGCTATCGGCCTGACGTTCTATCAGTCTCTTGGCTACGTGCTGTTGCCTCAGGCGCTGCGGCAGATCCTGCCGACCTGGGTCAACTCGTCCACGGAAATCGTCAAGGCGTCGACCTTGCTGTCGGTGATCGGCGTGGCGGAGCTGTTGCTCAGCACCCAGCAGATCATCGCCCGGACGTTCATGACCCTGGAGTTTTATCTGTTCGCCGGTTTTCTGTTCTTCGTCATCAACTACGGCATCGAATTACTCGGCCGGCACATTGAAAAGCGGGTGGCCTTGCCATGA
- a CDS encoding amino acid ABC transporter permease, which produces MNYQLNFAAVWRDFDTLLAGLGLGLELALVSIAIGCVIGLLMAFALLSKHRALRVLASVYVTVIRNTPILVLILLIYFALPSLGIRLDKIPSFIITLSLYAGAYLTEVFRGGLLSIPKGQREAGLAIGLGEWQVKAYVTVPVMLRNVLPALSNNFISLFKDTSLAAAIAVPELTYYARKINVESYRVIETWLVTTALYVAACYLIAMLLRYLEQRLAIRR; this is translated from the coding sequence ATGAACTATCAGTTGAACTTTGCCGCCGTGTGGCGCGATTTCGACACCTTGCTGGCGGGGCTCGGTCTGGGTCTTGAGCTGGCGCTGGTGTCGATCGCCATCGGCTGCGTGATCGGCCTGCTGATGGCGTTTGCCTTGCTGTCGAAGCATCGCGCCTTGCGGGTGCTGGCATCGGTGTATGTGACGGTGATCCGTAACACGCCGATTCTGGTGTTGATTCTGTTGATCTACTTTGCGTTGCCGAGCCTGGGGATCCGGCTGGACAAGATCCCGTCGTTCATCATCACGCTGTCGCTGTATGCCGGGGCGTACCTGACCGAAGTGTTCCGGGGCGGCTTGTTGAGCATCCCCAAAGGTCAGCGTGAAGCGGGATTGGCCATCGGTCTGGGCGAGTGGCAGGTGAAGGCCTACGTCACCGTGCCGGTGATGTTGCGCAACGTGCTGCCGGCGCTGTCGAACAACTTCATTTCGCTGTTCAAGGACACCTCGCTGGCCGCCGCGATTGCGGTGCCGGAGCTGACCTACTACGCGCGCAAGATCAACGTCGAGAGCTACCGGGTGATCGAAACCTGGCTGGTGACCACGGCGTTGTATGTCGCGGCCTGTTACCTCATTGCCATGCTGCTGCGTTACCTCGAGCAGCGTCTGGCGATCCGCCGATAG
- a CDS encoding transporter substrate-binding domain-containing protein, producing the protein MHRRLSLFKACVFVLAASSAVMGMAQAADSKLDSVLARGKLIVGTGSTNAPWHFQGADGKLQGFDIDIARMVAKGLFNDPSKVEFVVQSSDARIPNLLTDKVDMSCQFITVTASRAQQVAFTLPYYREGVGLLLPNNSKYKEIEDLQAAGDSVTVAVLQNVYAEELVHQALPKAKVDQYDSVDLMYQAVNSGRADAAATDQSSVKYLMVQNPGRYRSPTYAWSPQTYACAVKRGDQDWLNFVNTTLHEAMTGVEFPTYAASFKQWFGVDLPSPAIGFPVEFK; encoded by the coding sequence ATGCATCGCCGACTTTCCTTGTTCAAAGCGTGTGTTTTTGTTCTTGCGGCTTCGTCCGCTGTCATGGGTATGGCCCAGGCGGCCGACAGCAAACTCGACAGCGTCCTGGCCCGTGGAAAACTGATCGTGGGGACCGGCAGCACCAACGCGCCGTGGCACTTCCAGGGCGCGGACGGCAAGTTGCAGGGCTTTGATATCGACATCGCCCGGATGGTGGCCAAAGGTCTGTTCAATGATCCGAGCAAGGTCGAGTTCGTGGTGCAGTCGTCCGATGCGCGGATTCCCAACCTGCTGACCGACAAGGTCGACATGAGCTGCCAGTTCATCACCGTCACCGCCAGCCGTGCGCAGCAAGTGGCGTTCACCCTGCCGTATTACCGCGAAGGCGTCGGCCTGCTGCTGCCGAACAACAGCAAGTACAAGGAAATCGAAGACCTGCAAGCCGCTGGCGACAGCGTGACCGTGGCCGTGCTGCAGAACGTGTACGCCGAGGAATTGGTGCACCAGGCGCTGCCCAAGGCCAAGGTCGATCAGTACGACAGCGTCGATCTGATGTATCAGGCCGTGAACTCGGGCCGTGCCGATGCCGCCGCCACCGACCAGTCTTCGGTCAAATACCTGATGGTGCAGAACCCTGGCCGCTATCGCAGCCCGACGTACGCCTGGAGCCCCCAGACCTACGCCTGCGCCGTCAAACGCGGCGATCAGGACTGGCTGAACTTCGTCAACACCACCTTGCATGAAGCCATGACCGGCGTTGAATTCCCGACCTACGCGGCATCGTTCAAGCAATGGTTCGGCGTTGATCTGCCATCGCCCGCTATCGGTTTCCCTGTCGAATTCAAATGA
- a CDS encoding type II toxin-antitoxin system RelE family toxin: MTYELEFSEKAWKEWKKLDANLKEQLKKKLQERLENPHVPADRLRGLGGAYKIKLRNVGYRLVYRVKDEVLIVTVIAIGKREGGYVYKIATER, translated from the coding sequence ATGACCTATGAGCTGGAGTTCTCGGAGAAAGCCTGGAAAGAATGGAAAAAACTTGATGCGAATCTCAAAGAGCAGTTGAAGAAGAAACTTCAGGAGCGGCTTGAGAATCCGCATGTTCCAGCCGACCGGCTCAGAGGACTCGGAGGCGCCTACAAGATCAAGCTTCGGAATGTGGGGTATCGATTGGTCTATCGAGTCAAGGACGAGGTGCTGATCGTGACAGTAATAGCCATTGGTAAAAGGGAGGGCGGATACGTATACAAAATTGCTACGGAACGTTGA
- a CDS encoding type II toxin-antitoxin system Phd/YefM family antitoxin, whose amino-acid sequence MTHIVLSQVVASISELKKNPMGTVAAGGGDSVAILNRNEPAFYCVPAKAYEALMNRLEDLELIALCKEREKDPTIKVSIDDL is encoded by the coding sequence ATGACACATATAGTCCTTTCCCAAGTCGTAGCGAGCATTTCCGAACTGAAAAAAAATCCCATGGGTACTGTCGCAGCAGGCGGCGGTGATTCAGTTGCAATTCTCAACCGCAATGAGCCGGCCTTTTATTGCGTCCCGGCAAAAGCCTATGAGGCGCTGATGAATCGCCTTGAGGATCTGGAGCTGATTGCTCTGTGCAAGGAACGGGAAAAAGATCCGACCATAAAGGTCTCGATAGATGACCTATGA
- a CDS encoding thioredoxin family protein, with the protein MTTPTRYSALPPTYRKVLKARRLVVLYFFNEHCGACVFSGPVFLEVAKPFRPWMDIFMLDTAQSCRHPDVTGTPTVLFYKEGVLFKKLKGIGTDESLLQDFTQFLGKTRHHAAPRKSPHDLSWLRHTLRTLCTIPRAKRWNFS; encoded by the coding sequence ATGACGACGCCGACTCGATATTCAGCGTTGCCCCCGACGTACCGGAAGGTCTTGAAAGCCAGGCGCCTTGTCGTCCTGTACTTCTTCAACGAGCACTGCGGTGCCTGCGTGTTCTCCGGCCCCGTTTTTCTCGAAGTCGCCAAGCCCTTCCGGCCCTGGATGGATATCTTCATGCTCGATACCGCACAGTCGTGCCGACATCCTGATGTCACGGGTACTCCGACGGTGTTGTTCTACAAGGAAGGCGTACTGTTCAAAAAACTGAAAGGCATCGGAACGGATGAATCGCTTCTGCAAGACTTCACCCAGTTCCTCGGCAAAACCAGACACCACGCCGCGCCGCGCAAATCGCCCCATGACCTGAGCTGGCTTCGCCACACTCTGCGTACCCTCTGCACCATCCCCCGCGCAAAACGATGGAACTTTTCCTGA